The window ACGCCCAGATGATGTTCCAGGACCCCTCGGCGAGCTTCGACCCCCGGATGTCGGTCGGCGAGTCGGTCGCCGAACCGCTCGTCATCCACGGGTTGAACGACCGGGGGCGGCGACGTCGGATCGTCCAGGACCTCTTCGAGCGTGTCGGCCTGTCGGCCGACGACGTGGACCGGTATCCACACGAGTTCTCCGGCGGGCAGAAACAGCGCATCGCGCTGGCCCGCGCGCTCGTGTTGAACCCGAAGCTGATCGTCGCCGACGAACCGACGAGCGCGCTCGACGTCTCGATCCAGTCGGAGATCCTCGGCTTGATGTCGGACGTCCAGGAGGATTTCGACCTCTCGATCGTCTTCATCAGCCACGACATGGGCGTCATCCGCGAGGTGTGCGACCGCGTCGCGGTGATGTACCTCGGCGAGATCGTCGAACTCGCGCCGACCGAGGAGCTGTTCGGCAATCCACAGCACCCCTACACGCGGGCACTGCTGGGGTCGATCCCACAGCCAGACCCGCGCCAACGCGGCCAGGGCGTCAGGCTCACCGGCGACGTGCCGTCGCCGAGCAACCCGCCCGCAGGCTGTCGGTTCCACACGCGCTGTCCGGAGATCATCCAGCCCGAGGGCTACGACTTCGACCAGCCGGTGTGGCGCTCGGTGATGGACTTCCGGGTCCGCCTCCGACAGGGGGAGATCGATCTCGACGCGGTTCGCCGGTTCCTCGGCGACGAGGAGGCGGTCGAGAACCCCGACCTCGTCGACGACAGCGAGGTCGAGGCGGCCATCCGCGAGGAGTTCGACATCCCCGAGCGACTCTCGGATTCGGACGCCGAGGCGGTGCTGTCGGAGGCGTTCGAGTGGGTCGTGGACGGCGACTTCGAGGCGGCGAACGACCTGCTGGCCGACGAGTTCGAGACGGTCTGTGAGCGCGAGCCACCCGAACTGGCAGAGACCGACGCGGGCCACCCGGCCTCGTGTCACCTGCACAGCCCGGCCGACCCGGTCGAACCGACTGCGTCGGCGGACGACTGACGGCCGACGCACCCGACCTGACTGCGTCGGCGGACGACTGACGGCCGACGCACCCGACCTGACTGCGTCGGCGGACGACTGACGGCCGACGCAGGCGAACTGCCTGCCTCCGCAGATCGACGCGGCCACAGTTCCCACGTCGACAGCCGACCGACGGCCGATAGGCTTTTGCTCCTCGGACCGACGACTCGTCGTCTCCCGGCCGACTAAATACTACGAGCGTCGAAACCGCAAGCAAGCGACGTGTTCGGTGTCACTCCCCCGGGTTCTAATCGCCCGACAACGCCGGGGTGCATCGCTTGCCGCTATCCAGACGGTCATCAACGATCTGTTACAAAGGTTTAAACTTGCGCTTGCCTTTCGTCACAGTAATGG of the Salinirubrum litoreum genome contains:
- a CDS encoding ABC transporter ATP-binding protein, coding for MSTDDSPVLEVRNLEKHYPVTEGVLKREVGRVRAVDGISFDVHRGETVGIVGESGCGKSTAATSLLRLEDPTGGQVLFEGEDITEYSKAELKQFRRDAQMMFQDPSASFDPRMSVGESVAEPLVIHGLNDRGRRRRIVQDLFERVGLSADDVDRYPHEFSGGQKQRIALARALVLNPKLIVADEPTSALDVSIQSEILGLMSDVQEDFDLSIVFISHDMGVIREVCDRVAVMYLGEIVELAPTEELFGNPQHPYTRALLGSIPQPDPRQRGQGVRLTGDVPSPSNPPAGCRFHTRCPEIIQPEGYDFDQPVWRSVMDFRVRLRQGEIDLDAVRRFLGDEEAVENPDLVDDSEVEAAIREEFDIPERLSDSDAEAVLSEAFEWVVDGDFEAANDLLADEFETVCEREPPELAETDAGHPASCHLHSPADPVEPTASADD